A single Sphingopyxis chilensis DNA region contains:
- the nuoL gene encoding NADH-quinone oxidoreductase subunit L — MIQAIVFLPLLAALVAGLGQRVIGNVPSKIITTGALFTSCALSWPIFLSFVTGSGEATVTPVLHWVQSGALQFNWELRVDTLTAVMLVVITTVSALVHLYSWGYMEEDPDQPRFFAYLSLFTFAMLMLVTANNLVQMFFGWEGVGLASYLLIGFWYKKPSANAAAIKAFVVNRVGDLGFMLGIFGTFLVFGTVSIPEILAAAPGMAGSTITFMGMRLDTMTILCLLLFIGAMGKSAQLGLHTWLPDAMEGPTPVSALIHAATMVTAGVFMVCRLSPMFETSEVAQGVVMFVGAATCFFAATVATTQWDIKRVIAYSTCSQLGYMFFAAGAGAYGAAMFHLFTHAFFKALLFLGAGSVIHAMHHEQDMRYYGALRKQIPITYWAMMLGTLAITGVGIAGVAGFAGFYSKDGILEAAFASGGGGVVAFWVGIFVAFLTSFYSWRLVFLTFYGKARWEQSEHIQHAVHDDHGHGHDDHAHADHHYDAHSDGTAGYHPHESPLSMLIPLVVLSIGAVFAGIAFHHQFIYPEEGMAFWKGSLAFDEHLMHAAHEVPLWVKWTPFTVMAIGLFLAWNSYIRNTTLPARFVAQFRLLHQFLYNKWYFDELYNILFVKPAFAIGRFFWKRGDEGTIDRFGPDGAAALVAGGTRLAVRLQSGYVYGYAFVMLLGLVGLASWAMVNFL; from the coding sequence GTGATCCAGGCGATCGTATTCCTGCCGCTCTTGGCGGCGCTTGTCGCAGGCCTCGGCCAGCGCGTGATCGGCAATGTGCCGTCGAAAATCATCACGACGGGCGCGCTGTTCACCAGCTGCGCCCTGAGCTGGCCGATCTTCCTGTCGTTCGTGACGGGCAGCGGCGAAGCGACGGTGACCCCGGTGCTGCACTGGGTTCAGTCGGGCGCGCTGCAGTTCAATTGGGAATTGCGCGTCGACACGCTGACCGCGGTGATGCTCGTCGTCATCACGACGGTTTCGGCGCTCGTCCACCTCTATAGCTGGGGCTATATGGAGGAAGACCCGGACCAGCCGCGCTTCTTCGCCTATCTCTCGCTCTTCACCTTCGCGATGCTGATGCTCGTGACCGCGAACAACCTCGTCCAGATGTTCTTCGGCTGGGAAGGTGTCGGTCTCGCATCCTATCTGCTGATCGGTTTCTGGTACAAGAAGCCGAGCGCCAATGCCGCGGCGATCAAGGCGTTCGTCGTCAACCGCGTCGGCGACCTTGGCTTCATGCTCGGCATTTTCGGCACCTTCCTCGTGTTCGGCACCGTCTCGATCCCCGAGATACTCGCCGCCGCGCCGGGCATGGCCGGAAGCACCATTACCTTCATGGGCATGCGTCTCGACACGATGACGATCCTCTGCCTGCTGCTGTTCATCGGCGCGATGGGCAAGTCGGCGCAGCTTGGCCTGCACACCTGGCTTCCCGACGCGATGGAAGGCCCGACCCCGGTGTCGGCGCTGATCCACGCCGCGACGATGGTCACCGCGGGCGTCTTCATGGTCTGCCGCCTGTCGCCGATGTTCGAAACCAGCGAAGTCGCGCAAGGCGTCGTGATGTTCGTCGGCGCCGCGACCTGCTTCTTCGCGGCGACCGTCGCGACGACGCAGTGGGACATCAAGCGCGTTATTGCCTATTCGACCTGTTCGCAGCTCGGCTACATGTTCTTCGCCGCGGGCGCGGGCGCTTATGGCGCCGCGATGTTCCACCTGTTCACGCACGCCTTCTTCAAGGCGCTGCTGTTCCTCGGTGCCGGTTCGGTCATCCACGCGATGCACCACGAGCAGGACATGCGTTATTATGGCGCGCTCCGGAAACAGATCCCGATCACCTATTGGGCGATGATGCTCGGTACGCTGGCGATCACCGGCGTCGGTATCGCGGGCGTCGCGGGCTTCGCCGGCTTCTATTCGAAGGACGGCATCCTCGAGGCCGCTTTCGCGAGCGGCGGCGGCGGCGTGGTGGCCTTTTGGGTTGGCATTTTCGTCGCCTTCCTCACCAGCTTCTATTCGTGGCGCCTCGTCTTCCTGACCTTCTATGGCAAGGCGCGCTGGGAACAGAGCGAACATATCCAGCATGCGGTGCATGACGATCACGGCCACGGGCATGACGATCATGCCCACGCGGATCATCATTACGATGCGCATAGCGACGGCACAGCGGGCTATCATCCGCACGAAAGCCCGCTTTCGATGCTTATCCCGCTGGTCGTCCTGTCGATCGGTGCGGTCTTTGCGGGCATCGCGTTCCACCACCAGTTCATCTATCCCGAAGAGGGCATGGCGTTCTGGAAGGGCAGCCTCGCGTTCGACGAGCATCTGATGCACGCCGCGCATGAAGTGCCTTTGTGGGTCAAATGGACGCCGTTCACGGTGATGGCGATCGGGCTATTCCTCGCGTGGAACAGCTATATCCGCAACACGACGTTGCCGGCGCGCTTCGTGGCGCAGTTCAGGCTGCTCCACCAGTTCCTGTACAATAAATGGTATTTCGACGAGCTCTACAACATCCTCTTCGTGAAGCCTGCTTTCGCGATCGGCCGCTTCTTCTGGAAGCGCGGGGATGAAGGCACCATCGACCGCTTCGGTCCCGATGGCGCCGCCGCGCTCGTCGCCGGGGGGACCCGTCTCGCGGTCCGGCTGCAATCGGGTTATGTTTATGGATATGCGTTTGTGATGCTGCTCGGTCTTGTCGGCCTCGCCAGCTGGGCCATGGTGAATTTCCTGTGA
- the nuoK gene encoding NADH-quinone oxidoreductase subunit NuoK → MISVGHYLAVSAVLFTLGVLGIFINRKNIIVILMAIELILLAVNINLVAFSAALGDLVGQVFAMFVLTVAAGEAAIGLAILVIYFRGRGTIAVDDANRMKG, encoded by the coding sequence GTGATTTCGGTCGGCCATTATCTCGCCGTTTCGGCGGTGCTGTTCACGCTCGGCGTGCTCGGCATCTTCATCAACCGCAAGAATATCATCGTCATCCTGATGGCGATCGAGCTGATCCTGCTGGCGGTGAATATCAATCTTGTCGCGTTCAGCGCGGCGCTCGGCGACCTCGTCGGACAGGTTTTCGCGATGTTCGTGCTGACCGTGGCTGCAGGCGAAGCCGCCATCGGCCTTGCCATTCTCGTCATTTACTTCCGCGGCCGCGGCACCATTGCCGTCGACGATGCCAACCGGATGAAGGGGTAA
- a CDS encoding ribonuclease J, protein MTTPGKELLFLALGGSGEIGMNANLYGCDGKWIMLDLGVTFGSHDYPGIDIVMPDLEFIEDRKKDLLGIVLTHGHEDHIGAIPYLAADLGVPLYANRFTAGLIAHKLAEEGLEKEVKIKVVDIDDSFRIGPFGIRLVPLAHSILEMSAVVIDTPHGRVFHTGDWKLDEEPILGVPATAAALSAIGDEGVDFLVCDSTNAFNADASGSEGALRAGLEQAVGQAKGRVVVTTFASNAARLATLGAVAQATGRSLCVAGRSLDRILGVARSVGYLRDFPPTVDFDEAMRLPRDKVMVIATGGQGEPRAALARMAADGHQIKLEAGDTVVFSSKQIPGNEVAIGRIMNQLAAKDVLTVTEKQAHIHVSGHPGQPELAALYGWLRPKLIVPVHGEIRHMHEQARFALEKGVPDALVQENGDLCRLAPGPAKIVERVRAGRLILDGDVILPADGETMSERRKLSLNGHITVAVIFSGKRFVESAISYRGVPVEDEREAFIDEMREAAQQAATGPSRDEDKLREAIRLGVRRIATDWTGKKPVVDVMLVDV, encoded by the coding sequence ATGACGACTCCGGGCAAGGAGCTGCTTTTTCTCGCATTGGGGGGATCGGGCGAGATCGGCATGAACGCCAATCTTTATGGCTGCGACGGCAAATGGATCATGCTCGACCTGGGCGTGACCTTTGGCAGTCACGATTATCCAGGCATCGACATCGTCATGCCCGACCTGGAATTTATCGAGGATCGCAAGAAGGATCTGCTCGGCATCGTCCTGACGCACGGGCATGAGGACCATATCGGCGCGATCCCCTATCTTGCCGCCGACCTTGGCGTGCCGCTCTATGCCAACCGCTTCACCGCGGGGCTGATCGCGCACAAGCTCGCCGAAGAGGGGCTGGAGAAGGAGGTCAAGATCAAGGTCGTCGACATCGATGACAGCTTCCGCATCGGCCCCTTCGGTATCCGCCTGGTCCCGCTCGCGCACTCGATCCTCGAAATGAGCGCAGTGGTGATCGACACGCCCCATGGCCGCGTCTTTCACACCGGCGACTGGAAACTCGACGAAGAACCGATCCTGGGCGTGCCCGCGACCGCCGCGGCGCTGAGCGCGATCGGCGACGAAGGCGTCGATTTCCTCGTCTGCGATTCGACCAACGCCTTCAACGCCGATGCATCGGGCAGCGAAGGGGCTTTGCGCGCAGGATTGGAACAGGCGGTCGGTCAGGCCAAGGGCAGGGTGGTCGTCACTACCTTTGCGTCGAACGCGGCGCGGCTGGCGACATTGGGCGCTGTTGCGCAGGCGACCGGGCGCAGCCTCTGCGTCGCGGGGCGCTCGCTCGACCGCATCCTCGGCGTCGCGCGCTCGGTTGGCTATCTGAGGGACTTCCCGCCGACGGTCGATTTCGACGAGGCGATGCGCCTGCCGCGCGACAAGGTGATGGTGATCGCGACCGGCGGGCAGGGCGAACCGCGCGCCGCGCTGGCGCGCATGGCGGCCGACGGCCACCAGATCAAGCTGGAGGCGGGCGACACCGTCGTCTTTTCGTCGAAACAGATCCCCGGCAACGAGGTCGCGATCGGACGGATCATGAACCAGCTCGCGGCGAAGGACGTGCTGACGGTCACCGAGAAACAGGCGCATATCCACGTCAGCGGCCATCCGGGGCAACCCGAGCTGGCCGCGCTTTACGGCTGGCTGCGGCCGAAACTGATCGTGCCGGTGCATGGCGAGATCCGCCACATGCACGAACAGGCCCGCTTCGCGCTCGAAAAGGGCGTGCCGGATGCGCTCGTGCAGGAAAATGGCGACCTGTGCCGCCTGGCGCCGGGGCCGGCGAAAATCGTCGAGCGCGTGCGCGCGGGGCGGCTGATCCTCGACGGCGACGTCATCCTCCCCGCCGATGGCGAGACGATGAGCGAGCGGCGCAAGCTTTCGCTCAACGGTCATATCACCGTTGCGGTGATCTTTTCGGGCAAGCGCTTCGTCGAAAGCGCGATCAGCTATCGCGGCGTGCCGGTCGAGGATGAGCGCGAGGCCTTTATCGACGAGATGCGTGAAGCCGCCCAGCAAGCGGCCACCGGGCCCTCGCGCGACGAGGACAAGCTGCGCGAGGCTATCCGGCTGGGCGTGCGCCGCATTGCAACCGACTGGACCGGGAAAAAGCCGGTGGTCGATGTGATGCTGGTCGATGTCTGA
- a CDS encoding type III pantothenate kinase, with product MLLAIDVGNTNAKFALFRGTELLARWRIATDDRRTADEYMVWLDQLMRIEGHDRAEVDAVIISTVVPRALHNLQLLAVKYFGVDALVAGREPVSWGIALRVDEPQSVGADRAVNAISAQAVEPGKDKLVISFGTATTLDHIGPDGAYLGGIIAPGVNLSLEALVAAAAKLPRIAIEAPASASVIGRTTESQMLIGVYWGYVSMMEGLIARMKAEIGKPLIVVATGGLATLFQEQAHLFDRIEPDLTLNGLMHLYNQGQQKI from the coding sequence GTGCTGCTTGCGATCGATGTCGGCAACACCAACGCCAAATTCGCGCTCTTCCGTGGCACCGAGCTCCTCGCGCGCTGGCGAATCGCGACCGACGACCGGCGGACGGCCGACGAATATATGGTGTGGCTCGACCAGCTCATGCGCATCGAGGGCCATGACCGTGCCGAGGTGGACGCCGTTATCATTTCGACCGTCGTGCCGCGCGCGCTCCACAATCTCCAGCTGCTCGCCGTCAAATATTTCGGGGTCGATGCGCTTGTTGCGGGGCGCGAGCCGGTGAGCTGGGGCATCGCGCTCAGGGTCGACGAGCCGCAGTCGGTGGGCGCCGACCGCGCAGTCAACGCGATCTCGGCGCAGGCGGTCGAACCCGGCAAGGACAAGCTCGTCATCAGCTTCGGCACCGCGACGACGCTCGATCATATCGGCCCCGACGGCGCCTATCTGGGCGGCATCATCGCGCCGGGGGTCAATCTGTCATTGGAAGCGCTGGTCGCCGCCGCCGCCAAGCTGCCGCGCATCGCGATCGAGGCGCCCGCGAGTGCCAGCGTGATCGGCCGCACCACCGAAAGCCAGATGCTGATCGGCGTCTATTGGGGCTATGTTTCGATGATGGAGGGGCTGATCGCGCGCATGAAGGCGGAGATCGGCAAACCGCTTATCGTGGTCGCGACCGGCGGCCTCGCGACACTTTTTCAGGAACAGGCCCATCTGTTCGATCGTATCGAACCCGATCTGACGCTCAACGGGCTCATGCACCTCTATAACCAAGGACAACAAAAGATATGA
- a CDS encoding NADH-quinone oxidoreductase subunit J, whose translation MIQLFAFYLFATIVIASAAMVIFARNPVHSVMWLILAFFNAAGLMLLAGAEFIAMLLVIVYVGAVAVLFLFVVMMLDIDFAELRAGFVRYLPLGALVAIILAAELIFAVGAWSAGGVDLAARAAPAVSDKSNIQQIGELLYTRYIFLFEAAGIVLLVAMIGAIVLTHRQRGGVRTQNISLQNQRRPQDATRLVDPGVGQGMEL comes from the coding sequence ATGATCCAACTCTTTGCCTTTTACCTGTTCGCGACGATCGTCATCGCCTCCGCGGCGATGGTGATTTTCGCGCGCAACCCGGTCCACAGCGTGATGTGGCTGATCCTCGCCTTCTTCAACGCGGCGGGGCTGATGCTGCTCGCGGGCGCCGAGTTCATCGCGATGCTGCTTGTCATCGTCTATGTCGGCGCGGTCGCGGTGCTGTTCCTGTTCGTCGTGATGATGCTCGACATCGATTTCGCCGAGTTGCGCGCGGGTTTCGTGCGCTACCTGCCGCTCGGCGCGCTGGTCGCGATCATCCTTGCGGCCGAACTGATCTTCGCGGTCGGCGCGTGGAGTGCGGGCGGGGTCGACCTCGCGGCGCGCGCGGCACCTGCCGTCAGTGACAAGAGCAATATCCAGCAGATCGGCGAACTGCTCTACACGCGCTACATCTTCCTGTTCGAGGCGGCGGGCATCGTCCTGCTCGTCGCGATGATCGGCGCGATCGTGCTGACGCATCGCCAGCGTGGCGGGGTCCGCACCCAGAATATTTCGCTGCAGAACCAGCGCCGCCCGCAGGATGCGACGCGGCTGGTCGATCCGGGCGTCGGGCAGGGGATGGAATTGTGA
- the nuoI gene encoding NADH-quinone oxidoreductase subunit NuoI, with amino-acid sequence MSTIAHLIKSFTLWEFVKAHALTLKYFFKPKATINYPFEKNPLSPRFRGEHALRRYPNGEERCIACKLCEAVCPAQAITIEAEPRDDGSRRTTRYDIDMTKCIYCGFCQEACPVDAVVEGPNFEFATETREELLYDKAKLLANGDKWERAIAANLAADAPYR; translated from the coding sequence ATGAGTACCATTGCCCACCTCATCAAAAGCTTCACGCTGTGGGAGTTTGTGAAGGCGCACGCCCTTACGCTCAAATATTTCTTCAAGCCGAAGGCGACGATCAACTACCCGTTCGAAAAGAACCCGCTGTCGCCGCGTTTTCGCGGTGAGCATGCGCTGCGCCGTTATCCGAACGGCGAGGAACGCTGCATCGCGTGCAAGCTGTGCGAAGCGGTGTGCCCGGCGCAGGCGATCACGATCGAGGCCGAGCCGCGCGACGACGGCTCGCGCCGCACGACGCGCTACGACATCGACATGACCAAGTGCATCTATTGTGGCTTCTGTCAGGAAGCGTGCCCGGTCGATGCGGTGGTCGAGGGGCCGAACTTCGAATTCGCGACCGAAACGCGCGAGGAACTGCTCTATGACAAGGCCAAATTGCTCGCCAATGGCGACAAATGGGAACGCGCGATCGCGGCGAATCTTGCCGCCGACGCGCCCTATCGGTAA
- a CDS encoding NADH-quinone oxidoreductase subunit M, giving the protein MSGLPILSLMLAVPAIAAILCLYAGDRNARVIALVATLIDFALGIVLWANFDIGGAQWQFTERADLFGRFQWALGIDGMALMLIMLSVFLMPLCILASWDAIKSRVGLYMAMFLIMEVVMIGVFMAQDLLLFYIFFEAGLIPMYFIIGIWGGANRKYAAFKFFLYTLLGSVLMLIAMIAMIGEAGTTDIPTLLNYDFPPAMQTWLWLAFFASLAVKMPMWPVHTWLPDAHVQAPTAGSMILAGVLLKLGAYGFLRFMMPMFPDASGQLMWIVFGLSMIAVVYTSLVALVQSDMKKLIAYSSVAHMAIVTAGLFAFNQQGIEGALIIMLSHGVVSAALFFCVGVIYDRLHTREIDRYGGLAVNMPAYALFFMLFTMASIGLPGTSGFVGEFLSLAGIYEASSWVAFVCTTGIILGAAYMLYLYRRVVFGELTKDDVKAMPDLNAREWTIMVPLAAVALWMGVYPESFLAPMRGDVTTVVARLAPAKPAGDAHLAAGKAKPAAAHGEPAHGSSHAGGVQ; this is encoded by the coding sequence GTGAGCGGTCTCCCCATTCTTTCGCTGATGCTGGCGGTCCCCGCGATCGCCGCCATCCTCTGCCTCTATGCGGGCGACCGTAACGCACGCGTCATCGCGCTCGTCGCGACGCTGATCGATTTTGCGCTGGGCATTGTGCTCTGGGCGAATTTCGACATCGGCGGCGCGCAGTGGCAGTTCACCGAACGCGCCGACCTGTTCGGACGTTTCCAGTGGGCGCTCGGCATCGACGGCATGGCGCTGATGCTCATCATGCTCAGCGTCTTCCTGATGCCGCTGTGCATCCTTGCGAGCTGGGATGCGATCAAGAGCCGCGTCGGGCTCTACATGGCAATGTTCCTGATCATGGAAGTCGTGATGATCGGCGTTTTCATGGCGCAGGATCTGCTGCTCTTTTACATCTTCTTCGAAGCCGGCCTGATCCCGATGTATTTCATCATCGGCATCTGGGGCGGCGCGAACCGCAAATATGCGGCATTCAAATTCTTCCTCTATACGCTGCTCGGGTCGGTGCTGATGCTGATCGCGATGATCGCGATGATCGGCGAAGCGGGTACGACCGACATTCCGACGCTGCTGAACTATGACTTCCCGCCGGCGATGCAGACCTGGCTCTGGCTCGCCTTTTTCGCCAGCCTTGCGGTCAAGATGCCGATGTGGCCCGTCCACACCTGGCTTCCCGACGCGCATGTGCAGGCGCCGACCGCGGGCTCGATGATCCTTGCGGGCGTGCTGCTCAAGCTCGGCGCCTATGGCTTCCTGCGCTTCATGATGCCGATGTTTCCTGACGCTTCGGGGCAATTGATGTGGATCGTGTTCGGCCTGTCGATGATCGCGGTCGTCTACACCAGCCTCGTCGCGCTGGTGCAGAGCGACATGAAGAAGCTGATTGCCTATTCATCGGTCGCGCACATGGCGATCGTCACCGCGGGCCTCTTCGCGTTCAACCAGCAGGGTATCGAGGGCGCGCTGATCATCATGCTCAGCCATGGTGTCGTCTCGGCCGCGCTCTTCTTTTGCGTCGGCGTGATCTACGACCGGCTCCACACGCGCGAGATCGACCGTTACGGCGGGCTTGCGGTGAACATGCCGGCCTATGCGCTGTTCTTCATGCTGTTCACCATGGCGTCGATCGGCCTGCCGGGGACCAGCGGCTTTGTCGGCGAATTCCTGAGCCTCGCGGGCATCTATGAAGCGTCGAGCTGGGTTGCCTTTGTGTGCACGACCGGGATCATCCTCGGCGCCGCGTACATGCTCTATCTCTACCGCCGCGTCGTGTTCGGCGAACTGACCAAGGACGATGTGAAGGCGATGCCCGACCTCAACGCGCGCGAATGGACGATCATGGTGCCGCTGGCCGCCGTGGCGCTGTGGATGGGCGTCTATCCTGAAAGCTTCCTCGCACCGATGCGCGGCGATGTGACGACGGTTGTCGCGCGTCTCGCTCCGGCGAAGCCCGCGGGCGACGCGCATCTGGCCGCCGGCAAGGCGAAGCCCGCTGCGGCGCATGGTGAACCGGCCCACGGATCGAGCCATGCTGGAGGCGTCCAATGA
- the nuoN gene encoding NADH-quinone oxidoreductase subunit NuoN, with translation MTGDLMLIWPELILTIGGLITLMLGTFFGDRNVGLYQLSSLLTLAAAAAAVVALFGIETTVFSGTLSVDSFGGFAKLLIYAASFVCIIVAPRFFSGGMRAEYPTLILFAALGMGIMASSRDLMTLYVGLELNSLAAYVLASFMRTDERSSEAGLKYFVLGALASGMLLYGISLLYGFTGTTDFAGIAKVMGGELNIGLIFGIVFVLAGLGFKISAVPFHMWTPDVYEGAPTPVTTFFATAPKVAAMALMTRVVIDAMGPAVGAWQQIIIFLSLASIILGAVGAIGQKNIKRLLAYSSINNVGFMLIGLAAGTQQGVEGVLTYLLVYMLTTLGAFLVVLQLRDADGNQVESIPALAGLSQRRPGLAAAMAVFLFSLAGIPPLFGFWPKYLVFEAAVNANLVPLAVAGIVASVIGAFYYIAIIKTMYFDDKSDTEFPKGGGAIVEDAVITASALWLSVIGYLFIPALAVFSASAAAVLF, from the coding sequence ATGACCGGCGACCTGATGCTCATCTGGCCCGAACTGATCCTGACGATCGGCGGGCTCATTACACTGATGCTCGGCACCTTCTTCGGTGACCGCAATGTTGGCCTGTACCAGCTCAGCTCGCTGCTCACGCTCGCCGCAGCCGCGGCCGCCGTCGTCGCGCTGTTCGGTATCGAAACGACGGTCTTTTCCGGCACGCTGTCGGTCGACAGCTTCGGCGGTTTCGCCAAGCTCTTGATCTATGCCGCGAGCTTCGTCTGCATCATCGTCGCGCCGCGCTTCTTCAGCGGCGGGATGCGCGCCGAATATCCGACTTTGATTCTCTTCGCTGCGCTCGGCATGGGCATCATGGCCTCGTCGCGCGACCTGATGACGCTCTATGTCGGGCTCGAGCTCAACAGCCTTGCCGCTTATGTGCTCGCGAGCTTCATGCGGACCGATGAGCGGTCGAGCGAAGCAGGCCTTAAATATTTCGTTCTCGGCGCGCTCGCCTCGGGCATGCTGCTTTACGGCATTTCGCTGCTCTACGGCTTCACCGGCACCACCGATTTCGCGGGTATCGCGAAGGTGATGGGCGGCGAGCTCAACATCGGGTTGATCTTCGGCATTGTCTTCGTGCTCGCGGGCCTCGGCTTCAAGATCAGCGCAGTGCCGTTCCACATGTGGACCCCCGACGTCTATGAGGGCGCGCCGACTCCGGTGACGACCTTTTTCGCCACCGCGCCGAAAGTCGCGGCGATGGCGCTGATGACGCGCGTCGTGATCGACGCCATGGGCCCCGCGGTCGGCGCATGGCAGCAGATCATCATCTTCCTGTCGCTCGCCTCGATCATCCTCGGCGCGGTCGGCGCGATCGGGCAGAAGAATATCAAGCGCCTGCTCGCCTACTCGTCGATCAACAATGTCGGCTTCATGCTGATCGGCCTCGCCGCCGGGACGCAGCAGGGGGTGGAGGGCGTGCTGACCTATCTGCTCGTCTATATGCTGACGACGCTCGGCGCCTTCCTCGTCGTGCTCCAGCTGCGCGATGCGGACGGCAATCAGGTCGAGAGCATTCCGGCGCTTGCCGGCCTGTCGCAGCGCCGTCCGGGCCTTGCCGCGGCAATGGCGGTGTTCCTCTTCAGCCTTGCCGGCATTCCGCCGCTGTTTGGCTTCTGGCCGAAATATCTGGTGTTCGAGGCCGCGGTGAACGCGAACCTCGTGCCGCTGGCGGTCGCGGGGATCGTCGCCTCGGTGATCGGCGCATTCTATTATATTGCGATCATCAAGACGATGTATTTCGACGACAAGTCGGACACCGAGTTCCCGAAGGGTGGCGGCGCCATCGTCGAGGATGCGGTGATCACCGCGAGCGCCCTCTGGCTATCGGTCATCGGCTATCTCTTCATCCCGGCGCTGGCGGTGTTTTCGGCGAGCGCGGCAGCGGTGCTGTTCTGA
- a CDS encoding biotin--[acetyl-CoA-carboxylase] ligase, giving the protein MAIGHRLSLHPGAGGVFGERGSGAVLIPPIERIAQTGSTNADLLARLAGGEHVGEGHWLVADRQTAGRGRLGRAWGDGSGNFMGSTVVRLTASDPSPATLALVVAVALAKVVKIFAPSVPLELKWPNDLLVDGAKCSGILLERSGDSVVVGIGVNLASAPELPDRRTFCFADSGVAIDRDRFAEALAVALVDALWTWRQEGVESIVRAWLPLGHPVGTPLRVSEQDIDGTFDGLAPDGALRLRRADGEVMLIHAGDIELRRPVEKGE; this is encoded by the coding sequence CTGGCTATCGGTCATCGGCTATCTCTTCATCCCGGCGCTGGCGGTGTTTTCGGCGAGCGCGGCAGCGGTGCTGTTCTGATCCCGCCGATCGAGCGGATCGCGCAGACAGGTTCGACCAACGCCGACCTGCTGGCGCGGCTGGCAGGCGGCGAGCATGTCGGCGAAGGCCATTGGCTGGTCGCCGACCGCCAGACCGCCGGACGGGGGCGGCTCGGCCGCGCCTGGGGCGACGGTTCGGGCAACTTCATGGGCTCGACGGTCGTCCGGCTGACCGCGAGCGATCCGTCGCCGGCGACGCTCGCACTCGTCGTCGCGGTGGCGCTGGCGAAGGTGGTGAAGATTTTCGCGCCCTCGGTTCCGCTCGAACTCAAATGGCCGAACGACTTGCTGGTCGATGGCGCGAAATGCTCGGGGATCCTCCTTGAGCGCAGCGGCGATAGCGTCGTGGTCGGCATCGGGGTCAATCTGGCGTCGGCGCCCGAACTGCCCGACCGCAGGACCTTCTGCTTTGCCGATAGCGGCGTTGCGATCGACCGCGACCGCTTCGCCGAGGCGCTGGCCGTCGCGCTGGTCGATGCGCTCTGGACCTGGCGGCAGGAGGGCGTCGAAAGCATCGTTCGCGCTTGGCTGCCGCTCGGCCATCCGGTCGGCACGCCGCTCCGCGTGTCGGAGCAGGACATCGACGGGACGTTCGACGGTCTCGCGCCCGACGGCGCGCTGCGCTTGCGCAGGGCGGACGGCGAAGTCATGCTGATCCATGCGGGCGACATCGAACTCCGCCGTCCGGTCGAAAAAGGGGAATAG
- a CDS encoding DUF1467 family protein, with protein MKWTSALAIYLLIWAFSAFFVLPFHGRRASDDATPLVRGQEPGAPATFRPGRILLQMTIVATVAFGLYYVAYVNGWADPDVLTGRA; from the coding sequence ATGAAATGGACTTCGGCGCTCGCCATCTACCTGCTGATCTGGGCATTCAGCGCCTTTTTCGTTCTGCCCTTTCATGGCCGGCGGGCAAGCGACGACGCCACGCCGCTGGTTCGCGGGCAAGAGCCGGGCGCGCCCGCGACATTTCGTCCGGGGCGGATATTGCTCCAGATGACGATCGTCGCGACGGTGGCCTTCGGGCTTTATTACGTCGCTTATGTCAACGGTTGGGCCGACCCCGACGTGTTGACCGGGCGGGCTTGA